A genome region from Scomber japonicus isolate fScoJap1 chromosome 15, fScoJap1.pri, whole genome shotgun sequence includes the following:
- the med10 gene encoding mediator of RNA polymerase II transcription subunit 10 has product MAEKFDNLEEHLEKFIENIRQLGIIVSDFQPSSQTGLNQKLNFMISGLQDIEKCRQQLHEINVPLEVFDYIDQGRNPQLYTKECLERALARNEQVKGKIDTMTKFKSLLISELGKVFPEEMSKYKAIHGDDAPS; this is encoded by the exons ATGGCGGAAAAGTTCGACAACCTGGAGGAGCATCTGGAGAAATTTATCGAGAATATTCGACAGTTGGGGATCATAGTAAGCGACTTCCAGCCGAGCAGCCAGACCGGTCTCAACCAAAAACT AAATTTCATGATATCTGGACTGCAAGACATCGAGAAGTGCCGTCAGCAGCTACATGAGATTAACGTACCGCTGGAGGTGTTTGA TTACATCGATCAAGGCCGAAACCCTCAGCTGTACACCAAGGAGTGTCTGGAGAGAGCCTTGGCGAGGAACGAGCAGGTCAAAGGAAAGATTGACACCATGACG AAATTCAAGAGCCTCCTAATCTCCGAGCTCGGCAAAGTCTTTCCAGAGGAGATGTCCAAATATAAGGCTATACACGGAGATGACGCCCCCTCCTAG